From one Bacteroides intestinalis DSM 17393 genomic stretch:
- a CDS encoding type II toxin-antitoxin system antitoxin, whose product MAKKETSTKSFVLRVDAATMDAIEKWAADEFRSTNGQLQWIIAEALRKSGRMKKTKNIPPPEEPES is encoded by the coding sequence GTGGCTAAAAAAGAAACTTCAACCAAAAGCTTTGTCTTGCGTGTAGATGCAGCGACTATGGATGCTATTGAAAAATGGGCAGCCGATGAGTTTCGCAGCACTAACGGACAGCTTCAGTGGATTATTGCTGAGGCTTTGCGGAAGAGTGGGCGGATGAAGAAAACTAAAAATATTCCTCCGCCTGAAGAACCGGAATCGTAA
- a CDS encoding BlaI/MecI/CopY family transcriptional regulator gives MKGLTAKEEEIMGFFWEKGPLFVKEMLAFYEEPKPHFNTLSTIVRGLEDKGFLAHKTYGNTYQYYAVLNKEDFSKGTLKKVISKYFNNSYLSAVSSLVKEEDISLEDLKQLIAEVERGKI, from the coding sequence ATGAAAGGATTGACTGCGAAAGAAGAAGAAATCATGGGATTTTTCTGGGAGAAAGGTCCGTTGTTTGTGAAGGAAATGCTGGCTTTTTATGAAGAGCCCAAGCCGCACTTCAATACTTTGTCCACAATTGTAAGAGGTCTGGAAGATAAAGGTTTTCTGGCGCATAAGACTTACGGTAACACGTACCAGTATTATGCTGTGCTAAACAAGGAGGATTTCAGCAAAGGAACACTGAAGAAAGTAATCAGTAAATATTTCAATAATTCGTATCTTAGCGCAGTATCTTCATTGGTAAAAGAAGAAGATATATCACTGGAAGATTTGAAGCAGCTGATTGCAGAAGTGGAGAGAGGGAAGATATAG
- a CDS encoding hybrid sensor histidine kinase/response regulator transcription factor, translating into MRKYILSQTIYLLLFILFITCKAAAQPVCQIQHFSAYNGLAQRTVTNIVQDSKGLIWFSTWNGLNKFDGYTFKNYKAFPGDGSNLTSNRLSSITQTQTCDIWCQTYDLRVYLFDTRSEKFIDVLRPYENQNKQTYAVRTIYALPKGINWILCEQEAFRIDELSCKEGEGITLYSPEQKNLKGSHIITVHQDSEGDEWILTDKGISIIGKKNIESDIPFKSIKENNGKIYLVSNDNQLVIYNPQTQQLQFNEAPFPSSNTINSMQNLGKDSIGLCTDEGLYIFFAGEGRYRLIDPRTSTKPSPKVLSVFKDHHGELWMFGDTPGVVRYNLVTEDKQHYITPKEDLPNAERVNRDFIFEDSQGTLWMVPHQGGFCYYDRRNRQLKPYYTDYDNPNSKYSPNILNYFLDRQGNLWFCNTWDVTKISFFPHACHLQSIDTGFETRAFLIDKEKNLWTSTKKGSVRIYRTDGSLKGYLTPEGTISPNPVSFTKNIYCFMEDKEGIIWMGSKQDGLFRLERTGEDRFKIRQFTRQKDDPYSLSYNSIYTIFQDSKNRIWVGCYGGGLNLIEETQEGDIRFLHSGNKLTGYSKDRFAKVRYIAEANQVLLVGTTEGLLTFSSEFTQPEQIEFYRNIRIPDKVSSLCSNDVIYIYTDSRKDTYVLSFTGGLNKILSENLLSNEIEFKTYTTQNGLPSDLVESMIEDNKGNLWIIAENALACFHPDKETFEHYDKKYLQQDLYFTEAAPVQSQHHQLLLGTDIGILRIFPEQLQKSSYVPPIVFTGLKIQGASQDLDIDDLKELKLKPSERNVTFQFAALDYIDPQSISYAYRLKGLEENWNEVDNSRSASYINLPPGDYELQIRSTNSDGVWMESGTRVLPIIVLPTFWETYWAWILYAILFIASTATIVYIILYIYRLRHRINLEQQLANIKLRFFTDISHELRTPLTLIASPVTEVLEHETTLSANARKHLTLVHKNTERMLHLVNQILDFRKIENKKMKVLLEKTNVVILLEKVMDNFRLIAEEKNINYQLQTNQEIISAWIDQDKFEKIIFNLLSNAFKYTPANKSITVHANVEGDKLIVSVADEGIGIDPKKQQTLFQRFETLVKYNILQPSSGIGLSLVKELIELHCGSIEVKSQPEVGSEFIVTLPMGQEIYETHENTEFILNDGASTETDNEIDEVSQDMPMDTDKVDPISILIVEDNMELRSFLHTILSENYKVIEAINGQEGLERAQEHVPDLIISDIMMPVMDGLDMVKNIKENREICHIPIILLSAKSSLDDRISGLEQGIDDYITKPFSATYLKARIKSLLHQRKQLQDILWKQWSEKQESPVAPSIDISPSQPQITPFDEQFMQQVMEVMEKEMDNSDLTIEEFAQKLNMGRTVFYQKLKSIIGLSPVDFIREIRIKRAVQLIDSGEYNFSQVAYMTGFNDPKYFSKCFKKQVGMTPSEYKEGKK; encoded by the coding sequence ATGAGAAAGTACATTCTATCACAAACTATTTATTTACTGCTATTTATACTCTTCATTACCTGTAAAGCTGCTGCCCAACCTGTGTGCCAGATACAACATTTCTCTGCTTACAATGGATTAGCACAGCGAACGGTAACGAACATCGTACAAGATTCAAAAGGGCTTATCTGGTTCTCAACCTGGAATGGTCTGAATAAATTCGACGGGTATACCTTCAAAAATTACAAAGCATTTCCAGGAGACGGCTCCAACCTGACGAGCAACCGCCTATCTTCCATCACTCAGACTCAGACTTGTGACATCTGGTGTCAGACTTATGATCTCCGCGTTTATCTGTTCGATACACGTAGCGAGAAGTTTATAGATGTTCTGCGTCCTTACGAAAATCAGAACAAACAAACGTATGCCGTACGTACCATTTATGCTCTGCCAAAGGGTATCAACTGGATTCTGTGCGAACAGGAAGCATTCCGAATCGACGAACTGAGTTGTAAAGAAGGAGAAGGTATCACTCTTTACAGTCCGGAACAGAAGAATCTGAAAGGGAGTCACATTATCACTGTACATCAAGACAGTGAAGGAGATGAGTGGATACTGACTGATAAAGGAATATCCATCATCGGTAAAAAGAATATTGAATCGGATATACCGTTCAAGAGCATTAAAGAAAATAATGGTAAGATATATCTGGTATCCAATGATAATCAATTGGTGATATATAATCCCCAGACACAGCAATTACAGTTCAATGAAGCACCTTTCCCCTCTTCTAATACCATTAATTCCATGCAGAATCTCGGCAAAGATAGTATTGGGCTTTGTACAGATGAAGGTTTATATATCTTTTTTGCCGGAGAAGGCAGATACAGACTTATCGATCCTCGTACTTCAACCAAACCTTCTCCCAAAGTATTATCCGTATTCAAAGATCATCACGGAGAATTATGGATGTTTGGCGATACCCCGGGAGTAGTAAGGTATAACTTGGTTACAGAAGATAAGCAACACTACATCACTCCCAAGGAGGATCTGCCGAATGCCGAACGTGTAAACCGTGATTTCATTTTCGAAGATTCACAGGGAACCTTGTGGATGGTCCCCCATCAGGGTGGTTTCTGTTACTACGACCGGAGAAACCGCCAGTTGAAACCCTATTATACAGATTACGACAATCCAAATTCGAAGTATAGTCCCAACATTCTAAACTACTTCCTGGACCGCCAGGGCAACCTATGGTTCTGCAATACCTGGGATGTTACCAAGATATCTTTCTTCCCGCATGCCTGCCACCTACAATCCATTGACACCGGCTTTGAGACCCGTGCTTTTCTTATAGATAAGGAAAAGAATCTCTGGACATCTACCAAAAAAGGCTCTGTCAGGATATATCGGACGGACGGTAGCCTGAAGGGCTATCTGACTCCGGAAGGAACTATCAGTCCTAATCCTGTGTCGTTTACCAAGAATATTTATTGTTTCATGGAAGATAAAGAAGGTATCATCTGGATGGGTAGCAAACAGGACGGACTTTTCCGTCTGGAAAGAACAGGAGAAGACCGTTTCAAAATACGCCAGTTCACCCGTCAAAAGGATGATCCGTACAGTTTAAGCTACAACAGTATTTATACCATCTTTCAGGATAGCAAAAACCGTATATGGGTAGGATGTTACGGGGGCGGATTGAATCTGATTGAAGAAACGCAGGAAGGAGACATACGCTTTCTGCATAGCGGCAATAAATTAACGGGATATTCGAAAGATCGCTTTGCCAAAGTACGGTACATCGCTGAAGCAAACCAGGTACTATTGGTAGGAACAACGGAGGGTTTACTCACCTTCTCCAGTGAATTCACACAACCGGAACAAATTGAATTCTACCGGAATATACGTATCCCTGATAAAGTATCCAGCCTTTGCAGCAACGATGTCATCTACATTTATACCGACAGCCGGAAAGATACCTATGTCCTATCATTTACCGGAGGTCTCAATAAAATATTATCCGAGAACCTGCTAAGCAACGAAATAGAATTTAAAACATACACTACCCAAAACGGCCTTCCCTCAGACCTTGTGGAATCTATGATAGAAGATAATAAAGGGAATCTCTGGATAATAGCAGAAAATGCACTGGCATGTTTTCATCCGGACAAAGAGACCTTTGAACATTACGACAAGAAATATCTGCAACAGGATCTATACTTCACCGAAGCCGCTCCGGTGCAAAGCCAACATCACCAGTTATTACTGGGAACAGATATCGGCATTCTGAGGATATTCCCTGAGCAACTTCAAAAAAGTAGTTATGTTCCTCCTATCGTATTCACTGGACTCAAGATACAAGGAGCTTCCCAGGATCTGGATATTGATGATCTGAAAGAATTAAAGCTGAAACCTTCCGAACGAAATGTAACCTTCCAGTTTGCTGCGCTGGATTACATTGATCCGCAATCCATCAGTTACGCTTATCGTCTGAAAGGTCTGGAAGAAAACTGGAATGAAGTAGACAATAGTCGGTCTGCCAGTTATATCAACCTTCCTCCCGGAGATTATGAACTGCAGATACGATCCACCAACAGCGATGGAGTATGGATGGAAAGCGGTACACGTGTTCTTCCTATTATAGTGCTCCCTACATTCTGGGAGACCTATTGGGCATGGATACTTTATGCCATTTTATTCATAGCATCGACTGCAACGATCGTTTATATCATTCTCTATATATACCGTCTGCGCCACCGGATCAATCTGGAACAACAACTGGCAAACATCAAACTACGTTTCTTCACTGACATATCTCACGAGTTACGCACCCCGCTAACACTGATAGCCAGTCCGGTAACCGAAGTATTAGAACATGAAACGACTCTATCGGCCAATGCACGTAAACACCTGACATTGGTACACAAAAATACGGAACGTATGCTCCACTTGGTAAACCAGATTCTGGATTTCCGTAAAATAGAGAATAAGAAGATGAAAGTACTGTTGGAAAAGACCAATGTGGTTATCTTGCTGGAAAAGGTAATGGATAATTTCCGTCTTATTGCTGAAGAAAAGAATATAAACTATCAATTACAGACAAACCAAGAGATAATATCTGCCTGGATTGATCAGGATAAATTCGAGAAGATAATTTTCAACCTGTTGTCCAACGCTTTCAAATATACGCCTGCCAACAAGTCTATTACTGTTCATGCCAATGTGGAAGGAGACAAGCTGATTGTATCCGTAGCTGACGAGGGAATCGGTATTGACCCTAAGAAGCAACAAACGCTTTTCCAACGCTTTGAAACTTTAGTGAAATACAATATATTACAACCTTCCTCCGGCATCGGCTTGTCACTCGTAAAAGAATTAATAGAGTTGCATTGTGGTAGTATTGAAGTAAAGAGCCAGCCCGAAGTGGGTAGTGAATTTATTGTCACCCTGCCAATGGGACAGGAAATATATGAAACTCATGAAAACACTGAATTCATTCTGAATGACGGAGCTTCTACAGAAACCGACAATGAAATAGACGAGGTATCTCAGGATATGCCTATGGATACCGACAAAGTTGATCCGATTTCCATTCTGATTGTGGAAGACAATATGGAGCTTCGGAGCTTCTTGCATACTATTCTTTCGGAAAATTACAAAGTCATTGAGGCAATTAACGGTCAAGAAGGTTTAGAACGTGCACAAGAGCATGTTCCTGATCTTATCATCAGCGACATTATGATGCCTGTAATGGACGGTCTGGATATGGTGAAGAACATTAAAGAAAACAGAGAAATCTGTCATATCCCCATCATCCTCTTATCCGCCAAATCATCATTGGATGACCGCATTTCCGGATTGGAACAGGGGATCGACGATTATATCACCAAGCCTTTCAGTGCTACTTATCTGAAAGCACGTATCAAATCGTTGCTACACCAGCGCAAGCAGTTACAGGATATTCTCTGGAAACAATGGTCTGAAAAACAGGAAAGTCCCGTTGCACCATCTATTGACATATCCCCATCACAGCCGCAAATCACTCCATTCGATGAACAATTCATGCAGCAAGTAATGGAAGTTATGGAAAAAGAAATGGATAATTCCGACCTGACCATCGAGGAGTTTGCACAGAAACTGAATATGGGACGTACCGTCTTTTATCAAAAGTTGAAATCTATCATCGGCCTGTCACCAGTGGATTTCATACGGGAAATCCGAATCAAACGTGCCGTACAGTTGATAGATAGCGGAGAATACAACTTCTCACAAGTAGCATATATGACGGGATTCAACGATCCCAAGTATTTCAGCAAATGCTTCAAGAAGCAGGTGGGGATGACACCTTCGGAATACAAAGAAGGGAAAAAATGA
- a CDS encoding response regulator transcription factor yields the protein MNNNVSVKIAVAETSVIIRSGLTTVLKRLPNLNVMPIEVSSPESLQSYIHLHTPDILIVNPAFGGWFDLPAFKVENGKVETKYLALVCSVIDSNSLKEYDDHLSICDDPETIATKINQLLCTDDEEEKESEQETLSQREKEIITCVVKGMTNKAIADQLYLSIHTVITHRRNIARKLQIHSPAGLTIYAIVNKLVELQDIKDNL from the coding sequence ATGAACAATAATGTTTCTGTAAAGATAGCAGTCGCTGAAACTTCTGTCATCATCCGAAGCGGACTTACGACAGTATTGAAGCGCCTGCCTAATCTGAATGTAATGCCTATAGAGGTTTCTTCCCCAGAATCTTTGCAAAGTTACATACATTTGCATACACCCGATATACTGATTGTCAACCCTGCTTTTGGTGGTTGGTTTGACCTTCCTGCATTCAAGGTAGAAAATGGGAAGGTGGAAACTAAATATCTGGCCCTTGTATGTTCCGTGATCGACAGTAATTCATTAAAAGAATACGATGACCATCTCTCGATATGCGATGATCCGGAAACCATTGCCACTAAAATAAACCAACTGCTGTGCACTGACGACGAAGAAGAAAAAGAGAGTGAACAAGAAACACTCAGCCAACGAGAAAAAGAAATCATTACCTGTGTCGTGAAAGGCATGACCAACAAAGCCATTGCCGACCAACTTTATCTTTCCATCCATACGGTTATCACTCACCGCCGAAATATCGCCCGTAAACTGCAAATACATTCTCCGGCAGGTTTGACTATTTACGCCATTGTGAATAAATTGGTAGAATTGCAAGATATTAAGGATAACTTATAA
- a CDS encoding alpha/beta hydrolase, whose amino-acid sequence MNFSFLYKWALVLGLLLGHVVAVFAQDANIDRAEHVYELFVENQADSIHALLNKNLQEKLSPEVFRDMFKQSEKQFGKLQSKGEWRKESAEGITLYHRDLKFERYDLRFLLSFDADGEMNTIRLMPVPAASTAKPVVYNKEKMLERDITVGADGFKLPGTITLPVGKKKVPVVILVHGSGPQDRDETVGPNKPFRDLAWGLAERGIATIRYDKRTKVYGAACVPEGREIDYDTESVDDAIAIVAWAKTLPEVDADSVYVLGHSLGATLAPRIAERADGLTGIILVAALARPFEDAIVEQMTYISSLTDSSARAKEQIAEIKKQADNIKKLGTPDFDDKLPLLLNVPRPYWEFANAYKPVEVASKLTLPMLILQGERDYQVTMQDFGLWRFGLLRNKNAFFKSYPKLNHMLQEGSGKATPFEYNQASPVVGYVMDDIVSFIHNGSLL is encoded by the coding sequence ATGAATTTCTCTTTTTTATATAAGTGGGCATTAGTGCTCGGCTTATTGCTGGGACATGTAGTAGCGGTTTTTGCTCAGGATGCAAATATAGATCGTGCAGAGCATGTATATGAATTGTTTGTAGAAAATCAGGCTGATAGCATCCATGCTCTCCTGAACAAGAATTTGCAGGAAAAATTATCTCCGGAAGTTTTTAGGGATATGTTCAAGCAGTCGGAAAAGCAGTTCGGGAAACTTCAGTCCAAAGGCGAATGGCGGAAAGAAAGCGCTGAGGGGATTACGCTCTATCATCGTGATTTGAAGTTTGAGCGTTACGACCTTCGTTTCCTGTTGTCTTTCGATGCTGATGGTGAGATGAATACGATTCGTCTAATGCCTGTGCCTGCTGCTTCTACAGCAAAGCCGGTGGTTTATAATAAAGAGAAGATGCTGGAACGGGATATAACGGTTGGAGCGGATGGCTTTAAACTACCCGGGACAATAACATTGCCTGTAGGGAAGAAAAAGGTTCCTGTGGTAATTCTCGTACATGGTTCCGGTCCGCAAGATCGTGATGAGACTGTTGGACCGAATAAACCTTTTCGTGATTTAGCCTGGGGATTGGCGGAACGTGGCATTGCAACGATCCGTTATGATAAACGTACGAAAGTCTATGGTGCCGCTTGTGTACCGGAAGGTCGTGAAATTGATTATGACACAGAAAGTGTGGATGATGCTATAGCTATTGTTGCTTGGGCGAAGACGTTGCCGGAGGTTGATGCTGACAGTGTTTATGTGTTAGGCCATAGTTTGGGTGCCACACTTGCCCCTCGTATTGCAGAACGGGCCGACGGATTGACTGGAATTATTCTTGTTGCTGCTTTGGCCCGTCCGTTTGAAGATGCAATTGTTGAGCAGATGACCTATATTTCTTCTTTGACAGATTCTTCTGCCCGTGCCAAAGAACAGATTGCTGAAATAAAAAAGCAGGCAGATAATATAAAGAAGTTGGGTACACCGGATTTTGATGACAAACTTCCTTTGCTATTGAATGTTCCTCGTCCCTATTGGGAATTTGCTAATGCTTATAAACCTGTAGAAGTGGCATCTAAATTGACTTTGCCTATGCTGATCTTACAAGGTGAGCGTGATTATCAGGTTACTATGCAGGATTTTGGCTTATGGCGTTTTGGACTTCTGCGTAATAAGAATGCTTTCTTTAAATCTTACCCTAAACTTAATCATATGTTGCAGGAAGGTAGTGGTAAGGCTACTCCATTTGAATATAACCAGGCATCACCTGTAGTGGGATATGTTATGGACGATATTGTATCATTCATCCATAACGGAAGTCTGTTATGA
- a CDS encoding SPFH domain-containing protein, whose translation MEAKELNFNGFKMNGFLGLFIHLIVLPALIFFGFITCVPTAIVAGILCIVWCIMFAGYMQLEPNEARAMVFFGKYKGTFKETGFFWVNPFLDKKKLSLRARNLDVEPIKVNDKIGNPILIGLVLVWKLKDTYKAMFEIDSQTMASSAHTVTGNANQISIGNAVASRMNAFENFVKIQSDAALRQVAGQYAYDDNEADTEELTLRSGGEEINEQLEQKLNERLAMAGMEVVEARINYLAYAPEIAAVMLRRQQASAIITAREKIVEGAVSMVKMALHKLSEEEIVELDEEKKAAMVSNLLVVLCADEAAQPIVNAGTLNH comes from the coding sequence ATGGAAGCAAAAGAATTGAATTTTAATGGATTTAAGATGAACGGTTTCTTAGGATTATTCATTCATCTTATCGTGTTGCCGGCACTTATTTTCTTCGGCTTTATCACATGTGTTCCGACAGCGATTGTAGCTGGTATCCTTTGCATTGTCTGGTGCATCATGTTTGCCGGTTATATGCAATTGGAACCGAATGAAGCCCGGGCCATGGTGTTCTTTGGTAAATACAAAGGGACATTTAAAGAAACAGGCTTTTTCTGGGTTAATCCATTCCTGGATAAGAAGAAGCTCTCTCTTCGTGCACGAAATCTGGATGTGGAACCTATCAAGGTGAACGACAAAATTGGTAATCCTATTCTGATTGGCTTGGTGCTGGTATGGAAACTCAAAGATACCTATAAGGCTATGTTTGAAATTGATTCACAGACCATGGCATCCTCTGCACATACAGTAACAGGCAATGCGAATCAAATTAGTATAGGTAATGCAGTTGCCAGCCGTATGAATGCCTTTGAAAACTTTGTAAAGATACAAAGTGATGCTGCTTTACGTCAGGTGGCCGGGCAATATGCTTACGATGATAACGAAGCGGATACTGAAGAGTTGACACTTCGTTCCGGCGGTGAAGAAATAAATGAGCAATTGGAACAGAAACTGAATGAACGCCTTGCTATGGCAGGTATGGAAGTAGTGGAAGCACGTATCAACTATCTGGCTTATGCACCTGAAATAGCTGCAGTAATGCTTCGCCGTCAGCAGGCTTCAGCTATTATCACTGCCCGCGAGAAAATAGTGGAAGGTGCTGTTTCCATGGTAAAAATGGCTTTGCATAAACTTTCCGAAGAAGAGATTGTTGAATTGGACGAGGAAAAAAAGGCGGCTATGGTCAGTAACCTATTGGTAGTGCTTTGTGCGGATGAGGCTGCACAACCAATTGTAAACGCAGGTACATTAAATCATTAA
- a CDS encoding TlpA family protein disulfide reductase has product MKNIAITCLVLVAVCAGLQAKKVVRAPYFMATSTSQIEFQKVTLGKDTTWIEAKIYSRPGEGVRIDSTAVVQVGDKMYAYWGGDGFSKEFWTNLPASGELAVTLKFEPIPMDAESFDFYEMPAKKSEGWNIYGVRLDGKKPEIGIPEKLLNQQLDYSQPLPDPDLKNGKTVIRGHILGYNPVYGTTLNFNCSDWFFFDVFGQSLPIAEDGSFYYETNLMIPGDATLRVGRKSFEIFLVPGGELEITFNLPEIYWSESRLFGKKDRRPLVWFEGTYAGLNTELTKYAGLTSIYSADNFYENICGVTPAQYKKYVTKIYEKNRDEILKNKLLSDAARTYMINNLEMSYFFAIKGYKGTISYAPMISGKKGVKRADMTVGENYYDDILRLDFIHSPYIRYGGYPDFVRAATEDFKGKFEPQPIWEDILRAKPLGSILARLKPLSEKQMLTLDSISEPEIKKALTIRNQKVMDLLAESAKKTGYTICQLDTAVTADSLLAVITRPYRGKVVLIDMWNTWCGPCMRAMNSLKPVKEELRDVIYVYVADESSPEGKWKITIPDIHGIHYRITNEQSAALGKLYEYPGIPTYFVIDREGKLSYKVTGFPGAEKMREELIKL; this is encoded by the coding sequence ATGAAAAACATTGCTATAACTTGTTTAGTGTTGGTAGCTGTTTGTGCAGGCTTGCAGGCGAAGAAGGTGGTGAGAGCGCCTTATTTCATGGCAACGAGTACCAGCCAAATAGAATTCCAGAAAGTGACATTAGGGAAAGATACGACATGGATAGAGGCTAAAATATATTCCAGACCGGGTGAAGGAGTAAGAATAGACTCGACTGCCGTTGTACAAGTGGGGGATAAAATGTATGCTTATTGGGGTGGCGATGGATTTTCGAAAGAGTTTTGGACGAATCTTCCGGCTTCGGGTGAGTTGGCTGTGACTTTGAAGTTTGAACCGATTCCTATGGATGCGGAAAGTTTCGACTTTTATGAAATGCCTGCAAAGAAGAGTGAAGGATGGAATATTTATGGGGTGCGTCTGGATGGCAAGAAGCCGGAAATCGGAATACCTGAGAAATTGTTAAATCAGCAATTGGATTATTCTCAGCCTTTGCCTGATCCTGATTTGAAAAATGGAAAGACGGTGATCCGCGGACATATATTGGGTTACAATCCGGTATATGGAACTACTCTGAATTTCAATTGCAGTGACTGGTTCTTTTTTGATGTATTTGGTCAATCCCTTCCGATAGCTGAGGATGGAAGCTTTTATTATGAAACAAACTTGATGATACCGGGTGATGCTACATTGCGAGTGGGACGGAAGAGCTTTGAGATATTTTTGGTACCGGGTGGTGAGCTTGAAATAACATTTAATTTACCGGAAATTTACTGGTCGGAAAGCCGTTTGTTCGGGAAGAAAGATAGAAGACCACTGGTTTGGTTCGAAGGTACGTATGCCGGTCTGAATACTGAATTGACAAAGTATGCAGGACTGACGAGTATTTACAGTGCGGATAATTTTTATGAGAATATTTGCGGTGTCACTCCTGCCCAATATAAAAAGTATGTGACGAAGATTTACGAAAAAAATCGTGATGAAATACTAAAGAATAAGTTACTGAGTGATGCTGCACGTACATACATGATAAACAATCTGGAAATGTCGTATTTCTTTGCTATCAAGGGGTATAAGGGTACAATCAGTTATGCTCCGATGATCAGTGGAAAAAAAGGAGTGAAGCGGGCGGATATGACGGTAGGTGAGAACTATTATGATGATATCCTGAGATTGGATTTTATTCATTCTCCTTATATACGATATGGTGGTTATCCTGATTTTGTCCGTGCTGCAACCGAAGATTTCAAAGGTAAGTTTGAACCGCAACCTATCTGGGAGGATATCTTACGGGCGAAACCTCTAGGATCTATTCTTGCCCGCTTGAAACCATTGTCGGAGAAACAGATGTTGACATTGGATAGTATATCTGAACCGGAAATCAAGAAAGCTTTGACTATCAGAAATCAGAAAGTGATGGATTTACTTGCAGAGAGCGCAAAGAAAACTGGTTACACGATCTGCCAGCTTGATACGGCAGTTACAGCGGACAGTTTGTTAGCAGTTATCACTCGTCCTTATCGTGGTAAAGTGGTTCTGATAGATATGTGGAATACTTGGTGTGGTCCTTGTATGCGAGCTATGAATAGTTTGAAACCAGTTAAAGAAGAACTGAGAGATGTAATATATGTCTATGTAGCGGATGAAAGTTCACCCGAAGGGAAGTGGAAAATCACAATACCTGATATTCATGGAATTCATTACCGGATTACGAATGAACAGAGTGCTGCATTAGGCAAGTTATATGAGTATCCAGGAATACCTACATACTTTGTGATAGATAGGGAAGGGAAGCTTTCATATAAAGTTACAGGTTTCCCCGGTGCGGAAAAGATGAGAGAAGAATTGATTAAATTATAA
- a CDS encoding hemerythrin domain-containing protein, which yields MNEPHKYRATDKMSDLICDNYSLLMVMSRFGLSLGFGDKSVKDVCEAQGVDYRTFLAVANFISEEQYTYSGDENVFSISALMDYLKRAHTYFLDFKLPVIRRKLIEAIDCSGTDNIAYLILKFFDEYAKEVRRHMEYENEAVFTYVEKLLEGKLAENYDIATFASKHNQIESKLTELKNIIIKYYPEKENNNKLNAVLFDIFNSEHDLASHCQVEDYMFVPAVAQLERRLKNEQ from the coding sequence ATGAATGAACCGCATAAGTATCGCGCCACAGACAAAATGAGCGACCTTATCTGTGATAACTACTCCTTATTAATGGTTATGAGCCGCTTTGGACTCTCCTTGGGATTTGGAGATAAGAGTGTAAAGGACGTTTGTGAGGCACAAGGCGTAGACTACCGCACCTTTCTCGCAGTAGCCAATTTCATCAGCGAAGAGCAATATACCTATAGTGGAGATGAAAATGTATTTTCTATCTCAGCACTTATGGATTACCTAAAACGGGCACATACTTATTTCCTCGATTTTAAATTACCTGTTATCCGTCGTAAATTGATCGAAGCTATCGATTGTTCGGGTACGGACAATATTGCTTATCTCATTCTGAAATTTTTCGATGAATATGCCAAAGAGGTACGCCGCCACATGGAATATGAAAACGAGGCCGTGTTCACCTATGTCGAAAAGCTGCTTGAAGGTAAACTTGCTGAAAACTATGATATAGCAACTTTTGCCAGCAAGCACAATCAGATTGAATCCAAGCTGACCGAACTGAAAAATATCATCATTAAATATTATCCGGAAAAAGAGAACAACAACAAGCTTAATGCTGTTCTTTTTGACATCTTCAACAGCGAACATGACCTTGCTTCACACTGCCAGGTAGAAGACTATATGTTTGTTCCTGCTGTAGCCCAACTGGAAAGGAGATTGAAAAATGAACAATAA